The Salipiger sp. H15 genome includes a window with the following:
- a CDS encoding LacI family DNA-binding transcriptional regulator: MGKDVESPAVDRPQQADVAARAGVSLATVDRVLNRRKGVKERTRQRVLEAARELGFLSEREEALLGVERPLNIVVLLPAGSNPYLRLLGDRLRARLDSAGQAGPVLRCYFIESFSAQALAEALRRNAGWADGIAFFAIEHPVVREAAAEVVAGGTRLVSIVSDLGSVPGIPHVGLDNRAVGRTAGLLIGRLSGGREGAVALVAGSRHYRAHSEREAGFLSIQEELFPQLRIVGMREGHDDAAENYRHTLALLEQVPDLVGIYNVGGSSGGITRALREQDRQEVIFIGHGLTPDTRRAVLEGTMDAIFDQDPDMLISRAIACLSDPVPVQRPLKLDIYFSENLP, translated from the coding sequence ATGGGAAAGGACGTGGAAAGTCCGGCGGTGGACAGGCCGCAGCAGGCCGACGTGGCGGCACGGGCCGGGGTGTCGCTGGCCACGGTCGACCGGGTGCTGAACCGGCGCAAGGGGGTGAAGGAGCGCACCCGCCAGCGCGTGCTGGAGGCGGCGCGCGAGCTTGGCTTCCTCAGCGAGCGCGAGGAGGCGCTGCTGGGGGTCGAGCGGCCGCTCAACATCGTCGTGCTGCTGCCCGCGGGGTCTAACCCCTACCTACGGCTGCTCGGCGACCGGCTGCGCGCGCGGCTCGACAGCGCAGGGCAGGCGGGGCCGGTGCTGCGCTGCTACTTCATCGAGAGCTTCAGCGCGCAGGCGCTGGCCGAGGCGCTGCGGCGCAACGCCGGCTGGGCTGACGGCATCGCCTTCTTCGCCATCGAGCACCCGGTGGTGCGCGAGGCGGCGGCCGAGGTGGTGGCAGGTGGCACGCGGCTGGTGTCGATCGTCTCGGACCTCGGCAGCGTGCCGGGCATCCCGCACGTGGGGCTCGACAACCGCGCCGTGGGGCGCACCGCCGGGCTGCTGATCGGCCGGCTTTCGGGCGGCAGGGAAGGGGCGGTGGCGCTGGTCGCGGGCTCGCGCCACTACCGCGCCCACTCTGAGCGCGAGGCCGGGTTCCTCAGCATCCAGGAGGAGCTTTTCCCGCAGCTGCGCATCGTCGGGATGCGCGAGGGCCACGACGACGCCGCCGAGAACTACCGACACACGCTGGCGCTGCTCGAGCAGGTGCCGGACCTCGTCGGCATCTACAACGTCGGCGGCTCCTCGGGCGGGATCACCCGGGCGTTGCGCGAGCAGGACCGGCAGGAGGTGATCTTCATCGGCCACGGTCTGACGCCGGACACGCGCCGCGCGGTGCTCGAGGGGACCATGGACGCGATCTTCGACCAGGACCCGGACATGCTGATCTCGCGCGCCATTGCCTGCCTGTCCGACCCCGTGCCGGTGCAGCGGCCGTTGAAGCTGGATATCTATTTCAGCGAGAACCTGCCGTGA
- a CDS encoding TRAP transporter substrate-binding protein → MQRPNGLTRRTLLLTGAGALAAPFIARPAFAATTLRYGHNNEVASVAGAQADWFAEALGQTSGGEIAVQVFPNSQLGKLQELAEAVSLGTIAFSHNTAGALGSLYQPFAALDTPYLYRDVDHLMKVTDVEGPVMQELNEGLIAAANVRVIYAHYFGRRNLTCNKAIMSPADLAGVKIRAVPFPIYTTAVEGMGAVAVPVDWSEVPTALATGVVQGQENPVNVVLNVKLYEVQSHLMLTGHMSNAEVVVMNEDTWQGMSGAEQDAVREAALQTREKATKAILDNEEAETQKLRDLGMTVIGEADGLDLEAFRASVSKLVEERFGGEYGDLYAKIAAVA, encoded by the coding sequence ATGCAACGACCCAATGGCCTCACGCGCCGCACCCTGCTGCTCACCGGCGCGGGCGCGCTCGCCGCGCCCTTCATTGCGCGCCCGGCCTTCGCCGCCACCACCCTGCGCTACGGCCACAACAACGAGGTCGCCTCGGTCGCCGGTGCGCAGGCCGACTGGTTCGCCGAGGCACTCGGCCAGACCTCCGGCGGCGAGATCGCCGTGCAGGTCTTCCCGAACAGCCAGCTGGGCAAGCTGCAGGAACTGGCCGAGGCGGTCTCGCTCGGCACCATCGCCTTCTCGCACAACACCGCCGGCGCGCTCGGCTCGCTCTACCAGCCCTTCGCCGCGCTCGACACGCCGTACCTCTACCGCGACGTCGACCACCTGATGAAGGTGACCGACGTGGAAGGCCCGGTGATGCAGGAGCTGAACGAGGGCCTGATCGCCGCCGCCAACGTGCGCGTCATCTACGCGCATTACTTCGGCCGCCGGAACCTGACCTGCAACAAGGCCATCATGTCCCCGGCAGACCTCGCCGGCGTGAAGATCCGCGCCGTGCCCTTCCCGATCTACACCACCGCCGTCGAGGGCATGGGCGCCGTCGCCGTGCCGGTCGACTGGTCCGAGGTGCCGACCGCGCTCGCCACCGGCGTCGTGCAGGGGCAGGAAAACCCGGTCAACGTGGTGCTCAACGTCAAGCTCTACGAGGTGCAGTCGCACCTCATGCTGACGGGGCACATGTCGAACGCCGAGGTCGTCGTGATGAACGAGGACACCTGGCAGGGCATGTCCGGCGCCGAGCAGGACGCGGTTCGCGAGGCCGCGCTGCAGACCCGCGAAAAGGCCACCAAGGCGATCCTCGACAACGAGGAAGCCGAGACCCAGAAGCTGCGCGATCTCGGCATGACCGTGATCGGCGAGGCCGACGGGCTCGACCTCGAGGCCTTCCGCGCCTCGGTCTCCAAGCTGGTCGAAGAACGCTTCGGCGGCGAATACGGCGATCTCTACGCCAAGATCGCGGCGGTCGCCTGA
- a CDS encoding TRAP transporter small permease, with protein sequence MPGTSPNATPGRAILARLTDAGIWLGMALLALMAVLVVLQVAARNFMDLGLPWADELARFACIGLVFVTVPALAGRQVMVAVTMLPDMAPPKLRALMILLADLATLAFAALMLWSFAEFLPRAGKFLTPALRVPNWVYYSLALTGSLFLCAVALHRVYGALRRRDPSAAFHDYRDETGQPT encoded by the coding sequence ATGCCGGGCACGTCCCCGAACGCAACCCCGGGCCGCGCGATCCTCGCGCGGCTCACCGATGCGGGCATCTGGCTCGGCATGGCGCTCTTGGCGCTGATGGCCGTTCTGGTGGTGCTGCAGGTGGCGGCGCGCAACTTCATGGACCTCGGCCTGCCCTGGGCCGACGAGCTGGCGCGCTTTGCCTGCATCGGCCTCGTCTTCGTCACCGTCCCGGCGCTGGCCGGGCGGCAGGTGATGGTCGCGGTGACCATGCTGCCCGACATGGCGCCGCCGAAGCTGCGCGCGCTGATGATCCTGCTCGCCGACCTCGCCACGCTCGCCTTCGCGGCGCTGATGCTCTGGAGCTTCGCCGAGTTCCTGCCGCGCGCCGGCAAGTTCCTGACCCCCGCGCTGCGCGTGCCGAACTGGGTCTACTACAGCCTCGCGCTCACCGGCAGCCTCTTCCTCTGCGCCGTCGCGCTGCACCGTGTCTACGGCGCCCTGCGCCGCCGCGACCCCTCCGCCGCCTTCCACGACTACCGCGACGAGACCGGACAACCCACATGA
- a CDS encoding VOC family protein codes for MSTLLGPIRQLGYVVDDIEAGMKYWSETMGVGPWFYNPQVPIEDYQYDGQSYQPHNSVALANSGAMQVELIQTRNDVPSMYRDYMQKGLRGLQHVAFWTKDYDADLQMMLDKGFTLKMSGCVGKNGRFAYFAEEHHPGTCIELSEVLGPKGTMFDMIREASEGWDGSDPVRPFPDLSKL; via the coding sequence ATGAGCACCCTTCTTGGCCCCATCCGCCAGCTCGGCTACGTCGTCGACGACATCGAGGCGGGCATGAAATACTGGTCCGAGACCATGGGCGTCGGCCCCTGGTTCTACAATCCGCAGGTGCCGATCGAGGATTACCAGTACGACGGCCAGAGCTACCAGCCGCACAACTCCGTCGCGCTGGCCAACTCCGGCGCCATGCAGGTCGAGCTGATCCAGACCCGCAACGACGTGCCCTCGATGTACCGCGACTACATGCAGAAGGGCCTGCGCGGGCTGCAGCACGTGGCCTTCTGGACCAAGGATTACGACGCCGATCTGCAGATGATGCTGGACAAGGGCTTCACGCTGAAGATGTCGGGCTGCGTCGGCAAGAACGGCCGCTTCGCCTATTTCGCCGAGGAGCACCACCCGGGCACCTGCATCGAGCTGTCCGAGGTTCTCGGGCCCAAGGGCACCATGTTCGACATGATCCGCGAGGCCTCCGAGGGCTGGGACGGGTCGGACCCCGTGCGCCCCTTCCCGGACCTCTCGAAGCTCTGA
- a CDS encoding TRAP transporter large permease, producing the protein MSLILLSLFAVLLALGAPIAVCLGLSAAVVIVLEGLPVSVLAQRSLNALDSSPLLAVPLFIFAAALLNATGVTTHLFDLVRMLFGRIRGAVAQVSVFVSLIFSGVSGAALADIGALGAIQINQMTAQGYRKDFAAGLTVAAATIGPIFPPSIPIIIYASVANVSAVKLLLAGIIPALLLTALLMAQVAVIARVKGLPRDEVSAKPREIAQKAVISFPALMAPVLLIGGLMSGYFGPTEVAGVTVAYALFIGFAIYRSLTGRAVIGALRETVEATANILFVVATAALFAWVLTLDQVPMKVSALLLGVSDNPLVLLLLVNILLLIVGMALESIAAILIIAPIVAPALTAAGVDPLQLGIVFVLNLMIGLLTPPVGMSLYMISIIARMPITQVIVGVMPFFIPLLLSLLVVSAVPALSTWLPEFLMN; encoded by the coding sequence ATGAGCCTGATTCTCCTGAGCCTTTTCGCCGTGCTGCTTGCACTCGGCGCGCCGATCGCCGTGTGCCTTGGCCTCTCCGCCGCCGTGGTCATTGTGCTGGAGGGCCTGCCGGTCTCGGTGCTGGCGCAGCGCAGCCTCAACGCGCTCGACAGCTCTCCGCTGCTGGCCGTGCCGCTCTTCATCTTCGCCGCCGCGCTGCTGAATGCCACGGGCGTCACGACCCACCTCTTCGACCTCGTGCGGATGCTTTTCGGCCGCATCCGCGGCGCCGTGGCGCAGGTGAGCGTCTTTGTCTCGCTGATCTTCTCGGGCGTCTCTGGCGCGGCGCTGGCCGACATCGGCGCGCTCGGCGCGATCCAGATCAACCAGATGACCGCGCAGGGCTACCGCAAGGATTTCGCTGCCGGTCTCACCGTCGCAGCCGCCACCATCGGCCCGATCTTCCCGCCCTCAATCCCGATCATCATCTACGCCTCGGTCGCCAACGTCTCGGCGGTGAAGCTGCTGCTGGCGGGGATCATCCCGGCGCTGCTGCTGACCGCGTTGCTCATGGCGCAGGTGGCGGTCATCGCCCGGGTCAAGGGCCTGCCCCGCGACGAGGTCAGCGCGAAACCGCGCGAGATCGCGCAGAAGGCGGTCATCTCCTTCCCCGCGCTGATGGCCCCGGTGCTGCTGATCGGCGGGCTGATGAGCGGCTATTTCGGCCCCACCGAGGTCGCCGGGGTCACCGTCGCCTACGCGCTCTTCATCGGCTTCGCCATCTACCGCAGCCTCACCGGCCGCGCGGTGATCGGCGCCCTGCGCGAGACCGTCGAGGCCACCGCCAACATCCTCTTCGTCGTCGCCACCGCCGCGCTCTTTGCCTGGGTGCTGACGCTCGACCAGGTGCCGATGAAGGTCTCGGCGCTGCTGCTCGGCGTGTCGGACAACCCGCTGGTGCTGCTGCTGCTCGTGAACATCCTGCTGCTGATCGTCGGCATGGCGCTGGAAAGCATCGCGGCGATCCTGATCATCGCGCCGATCGTGGCGCCCGCGCTCACCGCCGCCGGGGTCGATCCGCTGCAGCTCGGCATCGTCTTCGTGCTGAACCTGATGATCGGCCTGCTGACCCCGCCCGTGGGCATGAGCCTCTACATGATCTCGATCATCGCGCGCATGCCGATCACCCAGGTGATCGTCGGGGTGATGCCCTTCTTCATCCCGCTGCTTCTTTCCCTGCTCGTGGTCTCCGCCGTGCCGGCGCTGTCCACGTGGCTTCCCGAATTCCTGATGAACTGA
- a CDS encoding ribulose-bisphosphate carboxylase large subunit family protein, with protein sequence MDRIIADYLLESPYPLAEVAAMMAGEQSSGTFVRVAGETDELRARAAAEVLSIEELESVEAPTLHSAYVARKLPTGPYRRARVRIAYPAANIGRNLPTLAATVSGNLYDIGEITGLKLLSLEFPAAYRARFHLPAQGIAGTRDSLGVHGTPVFGTIIKPNVGMRPEEIAALVDQLCAAGVDFIKDDEVCADPDIAPLALRVPAVMAVIRKWQDKTGRKVMMAFNITDETDAMRRHSDLVAEEGGSCVMASLNWCGLSGMESLRAHTPLAIHAHRNGFGAMSRHPLLGMGFQAYHALYRLAGIDHMHVHGIGGKFVDTAEEVTEAARACLAPLCDGGPDDRVMPAFSSGQWAGTLPQTLEAAQSPDLMFMCGGGILAHPQGPAAGVASLREAYEVLQEGRSLAEGAATRPALAAALDFFGKR encoded by the coding sequence ATGGACAGGATCATCGCCGACTACCTGCTGGAGTCCCCCTACCCGCTCGCCGAGGTGGCGGCGATGATGGCGGGCGAGCAGAGCTCGGGCACCTTCGTGCGCGTCGCCGGGGAGACCGACGAGCTGCGCGCCCGCGCCGCCGCCGAGGTGCTCTCGATCGAGGAACTGGAGAGCGTGGAAGCCCCCACGCTCCACTCCGCCTATGTCGCCCGCAAGCTGCCCACGGGCCCCTATCGCCGGGCTCGGGTACGCATCGCCTACCCCGCCGCCAACATCGGGCGGAACCTGCCGACGCTGGCGGCGACGGTCTCGGGCAACCTCTACGACATCGGCGAGATCACCGGGCTGAAGCTGCTGTCGCTGGAGTTCCCGGCTGCGTACCGGGCGCGTTTCCACCTGCCCGCGCAGGGTATCGCGGGCACCCGCGACAGCCTCGGCGTCCACGGCACGCCGGTCTTCGGCACGATCATCAAGCCCAACGTCGGCATGCGCCCCGAGGAGATCGCGGCGCTGGTGGACCAGCTCTGCGCCGCCGGGGTGGACTTTATCAAGGATGACGAGGTCTGCGCCGACCCCGACATCGCCCCGCTCGCGCTGCGCGTGCCCGCCGTCATGGCGGTGATCCGCAAGTGGCAGGACAAGACCGGGCGCAAGGTGATGATGGCCTTCAACATCACCGACGAGACCGACGCCATGCGCCGCCATTCCGACCTCGTCGCCGAGGAAGGCGGCTCCTGCGTCATGGCCAGCCTCAACTGGTGCGGCCTCTCGGGCATGGAGAGCCTGCGCGCCCACACGCCGCTCGCCATCCACGCGCACCGCAACGGCTTCGGCGCGATGAGCCGTCACCCGCTGCTCGGCATGGGCTTCCAGGCCTATCACGCGCTCTACCGGCTTGCCGGGATCGACCACATGCATGTCCATGGCATCGGCGGCAAGTTCGTCGACACCGCCGAGGAGGTGACCGAGGCCGCGCGCGCCTGCCTCGCGCCGCTCTGCGACGGCGGCCCAGACGACCGGGTCATGCCTGCCTTCTCTTCCGGTCAATGGGCCGGGACGCTGCCGCAGACGCTCGAGGCGGCGCAGTCGCCCGACCTCATGTTCATGTGCGGCGGCGGCATCCTCGCCCATCCGCAGGGACCGGCAGCGGGCGTCGCCTCGCTGCGCGAGGCCTACGAGGTGCTGCAGGAGGGCCGTTCGCTTGCCGAGGGCGCGGCCACCCGTCCGGCTCTGGCCGCCGCGCTCGACTTCTTCGGAAAGCGCT